The following are from one region of the Procambarus clarkii isolate CNS0578487 chromosome 52, FALCON_Pclarkii_2.0, whole genome shotgun sequence genome:
- the LOC138352082 gene encoding uncharacterized protein, giving the protein MTLGEEAEQVFAYLSRYNSTTKNMLKAERTEELTEGAVFWNHRKIDGLARALVTRLRKARETEITVSNEIDKLDVQKSLIQEWRSDLQMICKELELNTGTTSKNIKYSIEAVADSIRHRKNLIATDAASSKMRSSLRHRNECDRKKLQGFIKIYNSENSEILSEKDAIEGILPWHNLLPHHSQNVSLAQKKKAVEDVELQKRSREEQQHTVQEMLHYLAYYKNKREILTEHTEELLCGIFPSYLSKDPNKYTIEEKHLSTKNKSGILALLKQGQKMCSDKLSDAKRLFGYQEEDVDVSEPYLELCDSEDDDDEDEDLLLNS; this is encoded by the exons atgactttaggggaagaggcagagcaagtgtttgcatacctctcacgatacaactctacaactaaaaacatgctgaaagctg aaagaacagaagaactcacagagggtgcagtcttttggaaccatcgaaaaattgatggactggctcgtgcattagttactcgactcagaaag gccagagagacggaaataacagtttcaaatgagatcgacaaacttgatgttcaaaagtcattgattcaagaatggcgatctgacctacaaatgatttgtaaggagttagagttaaacactggaacaacctcgaagaacataaaatattctatcgaggcagttgcagactctatcaggcatcgcaaaaatctgattgccactgatgcag catccagtaaaatgcgctcttccctccggcacagaaatgagtgtgataggaaaaagcttcaaggcttcataaaaatctacaatagtgaaaactctgaaattctcagtgaaaaggatgcaatagaaggtatcctgccatggcacaatttattgcctcatcatagccaaaatg tgtcccttgctcaaaaaaagaaggcagtagaagatgtggagcttcagaagagatccagagaagagcaacaacacactgttcaagaaatgctgcattatctcgcatattacaagaataagagagagattttaaccgaacatactgaagagttgttatgtggaatttttccttcatatctaagcaag gatcctaacaagtacactattgaagagaagcacctatcaaccaaaaataagagtggaatcttggctcttttgaagcaagggcaaaagatgtgttctgacaagctgagtgatgcaaagcgtttatttggataccaggaagaggatgttgatgtttccgagccctacctggagctttgtgacagtgaagatgatgatgatgaagatgaagatttactactaaactcatga
- the LOC138351998 gene encoding uncharacterized protein, whose protein sequence is MDLPSTSNDRSSDFDSMLYIPDVPKITTDNNNEFHRRIAVMTREHLEREYQKARAAMIQRNEYLKRLLNVEEPNSIKVTNKKQKKDNIQDVSHINSKQRPAAPQSDGNLLLFS, encoded by the exons atggatctacctagtacatcaaatg atagatcatcggattttgacagtatgctgtacataccagatgttccaaaaataactacagacaacaataatg aatttcaccggagaatagcagtgatgactagagaacatcttgaacgtgagtaccagaaagcacgtgctgcaatgatacaaagaaatgagtacttgaagagactcttaaacgtggaggaaccaaactcaataaaggtgacaaacaagaaacagaaaaaagataacatacaggatgtatcacacattaattcaaaacaaagaccagctgcaccccaatctgatggtaatcttctattattttcttaa